Proteins encoded within one genomic window of Erinaceus europaeus chromosome 13, mEriEur2.1, whole genome shotgun sequence:
- the LOC103128135 gene encoding zinc finger protein 14-like isoform X5: MLYKIMFCILLIESVIFIEMSLINCSLFYSNTAVKVSEGTKSQSGRKSQECEVYNKLLTGSIHLQKYERIHSGKKPSGCKQCSKTFSCPSYLRVHERTHTGEKPYECKQCRKTFSCSSSLKLHERTHSGEKPYECKQCSKTFHCSSKLKIHERTHSGEKPYECKQCSKTFSSSSNVKLHERTHSGEKPYECKQCCKTFSYSSSLKKHERSHSGEKPYECKQCSKTFSCSSILKNHERTHSGEKPYECTQCSKTFSCSSILKNHERTHSGEKPYECTQCSKTFSCSSSLQKHERTHSGEKPYECKQCTKTFSCSSSLHSHERTHSGEKPYECKQCSKTFSFSSSLKLHERIHTGEKPYECKQCSRAFSCSSSLRSHERTHSGEKPYECKQCCKTFSCSSSLKKHERTHSGEKPYECKQCSKTFRSSIFAHMKELTQEGNPLNVNNVVKHFDNPVFYGNMNELTVERNHINVK; encoded by the exons ATGTTATATAAAATTATGTTCTGCATCCTGTTAATAGAATCAGTTATATTCATTGAAATGTCATTAAttaattgttcattattttacagtaatacagcCGTGAAAGTCTCTGAGGGCACAAAAAGTCAGAGTGGTAGAAaatctcaagaatgtgaagtatacaacaaatTACTCACTGGTTCTATTCATCTTCAAAaatatgaaagaattcacagtggaaagaaaccctctggatgtaaacagtgtagtaaaacattcagttgtccCAGTTATCTTcgggtacatgaaagaactcacactggagagaaaccctatgaatgtaaacaatgtagaaaaacattcagttgttccagtagtcttaagctacatgaaagaactcacagtggagagaaaccctatgaatgtaaacaatgtagtaaaacattccatTGTTCCAGTAAACTTAagatacatgaaagaactcacagtggagagaaaccctatgaatgtaaacaatgtagtaaaacattcagttcttccagtAATGTTAagctacatgaaagaactcacagtggagagaaaccctatgaatgtaaacaatgttgtaaaacattcagttattccAGTAGTCTAAAGAAACATGAAAgaagtcacagtggagagaaaccctatgaatgtaagcaatgtagtaaaacattcagttgttccagtataCTTAAGaatcatgaaagaactcacagtggagagaaaccctatgaatgtacacaatgtagtaaaacattcagttgttccagtataCTTAAAAaccatgaaagaactcacagtggagagaaaccctatgaatgtacacaatgtagtaaaacattcagttgttccagtagtcttcagaaacatgaaagaactcacagtggagagaaaccctatgaatgtaaacaatgtactaaaacattcagttgttccagtagtcttcactcacatgaaagaactcacagtggagagaaaccctatgaatgtaaacaatgtagtaaaacattcagtttttccagtAGTCTTAAgctacatgaaagaattcacactggagagaaaccctatgaatgtaaacaatgtagtagagcattcagttgttccagtagtcttcgctcacatgaaagaactcacagtggagagaaaccctatgaatgtaaacaatgttgtaaaacattcagctgttccagtagtcttaagaaacatgaaagaactcacagtggagagaaaccctatgaatgtaaacaatgtagtaaaacattccgttcttcca tctttgcTCACATGAAAGAATTAACACAGGAGGGAAACCCTttaaatgtaaacaatgtagtaaaacatttcgACAATCCTGTATTCTATGGCAACATGaatgaactcacagtggagagaaaccatatAAATGTAAAGTAA